CTGCTGGCAGGCCCTCAGACGCTCCTGGACCACCTTCACAATCTCCTGGTCCACCTTACTGGGCGGGCggggaaggacacacacacaacagacagctgTTAGGGACAAGGGTAGGGTGGTTGTGAATTCACTAAACAGGACAAGCCGATGAATGGTTAAAAGCAGTGggtaacacggaacccaaaccggctgcgcgcgtgcgccatcgtgcacaaatgtattttgtcccccccacaccaaatgcaggttaaaataccaaaacaaactctgaaccaattatattaatttggggacaggtcgaaaagcattaaacatttatggaaatttagctagttagcttgcacttgctagctaatttgtcctatttagctagcttgctgttgctagctaatttgtcctgggatataaacattgagttgttattttgtctgaaatgcacaaggtcctctactccgccaattaatccacacataaaacggtcaaccaaatAGTTTCTaatcatctctcttccttccaggccttttcttctcttgactttatattgcaattggcaactttcataaattaggtgcaagACCTCGttcatctttcagtcacccacgtgggtataaccaatgatgagatggcacatgggtacctgcttctataaaccaatgaggagatgggagaggcaggacttctGATCTGCGTCAGAACTGaatttctattttagcccttggcaaggCAGACACTTGTTGGCACAATAATttaataacatagatttctaaatCTATTTTGCAACGCACGCAACGCGagtggtgtagtcagcctgtaactGTCCTATCATATCTGACCACAGAACATTCATCTCTTGGACAAACTATGTAAGGTCAACTTCCCGGTAACCAATTGATGCGGATTCAGACTTTTCATACAACAGATGTGGAAAGCCTTTCGTGAACTTGCActtgattttttccccctcttacTAGCGGACTTTGCTGATAGGTACTTTGAGGGAAAATGACTTAATATGactggttgtcccacctagccatTTGAAgatgtcgctctggataagatggTCTACTTTTTTTTACAGTATGTCTTGTCATTTAATCCAGTCAATGGGTTTTTCCTCATGATGAGAGTTGGTGTAGAGGGGTATCAAACTTCTGGAGGAccacagtgtctgctggttttcacACGTTCCTTTATTTCAGACTGGAAAACCATGACTATGTACTTAATGACCTTCATTGGGAGAAAAGTAAAGCCAGCAGGAGGAAAGTAAAGCACTGTGGCCCTCGAGCTTGAAAGAGGAATACTTACTGATCTCTCCTCCACTGCATCTCAGCCTCATAGTAACAGGTGTAGTCTCCCTCTGTGCACTCGGTCAGCTCTGGGACACGGCGGAACTTCTGGTGGTAGTAGTTGTACTTGTTGCCAGAGTGGATACCCTCCACAAGTTCTGTTGAGAGATGAGGGGAACATGTCAAAATGTACTTCTTGTTGATCATGTGGTACAAAGTACTTAAGGAGTCCTATTGCTGACTGATTGGTGAAAGCTATGTGGAACTTCCAGTCCAATGTTAGATCAGTGATATTACTGGAAAGAGGTGAAGGATGCATTTCTAGACCCTGAATTACAGTAATATGATATTTAATGAGTAGTATCTAGCTAGTGTCAAGTGCATTGCGCTGCATGCAACATTATGCACTACATCTGAATAAACTAAAACTGCAACACACATAGCTACCGAGCTAGGTAGAAAGCATAACCGCAACACTTGCTAGTTTTGACAGCTAACGCCATCTAGTAAGCTAACTGAAACAATTTCTCTGAAGTCCACATCTGTCATTTGAAATCCTCTATCATTATAAATGTTTAATGCCATGGTCTGTCTCCATGTATCTCGCTAGATATCCAACATTAGCTAGTGTTAGCAACCCCACAGATGGGTTAGTTCAAAATAATTGGCAAAActttagcttagctagctagctcacctcTGAATGTGGTGACAGGGAGGTCCACGGAATAATAGAAGAGTTTAGTCAAAATCAGGGCTGGGTTGGGAAGGGTCGTCTGCTTGTCCACGATGGGAGTCTGGCGGGGAGGCTCTGGATACGCATCTTTATCATAGTCCGATGGCATTTTGCTGTCTTttgttaaagaaaaaaaataaacttCAATTCGACCTCTTCTACGCTTCTGCGCATGCGTATGAGGAACAACATGGCGTTGGAGGTCAGAAGTAAGTATAAAATGTAATATGGTGAACATAAATACAATTTCAGTAAGATTAACAAAAAACGATTTGTACATTTTATTTACACCCTTTATCTcgaatattacatttacatttcttTCATTTTTCAAGCAGAGGTCGAAGGTAAAAGTTCAGCGCAGAGAAAATGTGtggtcagagaggaagaggcgaccCTGAACCCAAATATGTCCAAAACAAGACCAATACGTTTCTATGGCTTTGTTTTGGACCTAAACTTGGcgcctgccttcccgcctttgggatCTCGTCAATATATACTGATCTCTGGTGTGTTCTAATTCAATGAACTTCCAGTCCACAAGGTGGCATAAAACATCAAATTACGAAAAAACGTTCAGAAAGTCATCAGTGTGCGCAAATCTAGTTGAGTCTGGTGAGCTGAAGAGGATGAGTTGTTACAGTAAGTTGTATTAATGAAACTGTTAATGATAAGCGTTACGATTATCAAATGGAGGTATTTTCCCGCGACTAGATCAGGTAGTTAGTTAGCTATCTAAAGTAGTAAAGAGTTCGACTAAAACAATGGAAATGCCATGAAAACGCTACGCATGTGCCACGTGGGGGTGATAATTTCAGCTAGATCCAGAATCTCCTCGTTGCCGCCAATTAGCCTATATTAAGACTTTTTGTGTATTTGACACTCATGTTTGGGTAAAAATGGGAGTAATacttgtatggatgtcaaccgCAAAGCTTGTTCATGTCATCGTCACCAAAAAAAACTATTTCTATATGACTAACGTTGCTACCAGTTTCTAAGAACTGGGGTTAGCATTTAGCCGAATTATTTTCTAACCCAGAGAAGGAGAACTTTAAATATTATGCAGTGAAAATAGTCAAGTATATCAGACCCGGATTTTAGTTACCACTTTGTGGTCCTGTTGGAACACACATTATGACGGATTTGACCAATATCCACTTTGTCTCAGATTTTGAATTGGGGCCAAAGAATGTGTCCTTTGTTCTGTCCCACACGTTTTGCGTGCTATTAATATTTTTACTGCATGTAGCTAGCGCGTTCCTTAGATCTGTTTTATTGTACTCTACGGTGACCGACAGTTCTGTCTCAAAATTGGTAAATAGTTGTCAGGAAAACAATTGCATTATGAAGTCATTTAGAGGTTTGAATAGCTATTGTTATTATCCTATAtttttgctttttttttttttagtttaAAAACAATCCCGTGTTTTGCGCTGGGGAAACATGGCATGTTTATTAGCTCGTAAAAGTTACTAATAAATACCCTTGAACCTTGTCATTCAATCTTCATAAGAGCCTTTAAGCCTACATATACTAAGTCCTCCTCCCAAACATGTTATGAATTGGTACAGTAACAGTAGATAAACAgtagatgtctctctctccccacagatGTCTGCAGCCAGTTGTCTGGGCACCCCACCACATGACCCACCATGAGCCAGTGCTGGCAGCCCTGGTCTTGTTTGAAAATGAATACGGCTCCTTAACTGGGCCAGCCACCAAATTAGAGCCCTTGCACAGAGTAACATCTTGAGTATGACTCTGACATCAGCACTTGTTCCTATCTCTTTCTGTCCCTTGCCTGGACGGCACACACAGACATGGTCAGTGGTCCGGCTGTCTTTTCTATATTTCTAACCTGAAGGGCACCTTGGGGTCTACTAACTTCGGTCAGGGgctctgtttgtgtgtttgtttatgtgtgtatggTTTGATTTTAAGTTTCTGGTGTGTTTTGTTGAGTATTAAGACAACTTGTTGAACACGTTGCATGCTCACTGTTCTTTCTCAGTATGCCATGTGCAAGAGGGCAATGGCGTTGTGCTTTTTGCACATGGCCTCAACATCGGTAATATCCTCATTTCTTTGGACTTTTGGCTGTTTCTCGGCTACCTCAGAATCATCTGCAGTCACAATGACTTTTTAGAGAcgttttctttgagtttctcaacTATTAATTTGTAATGAATGCTGTATCGGAAATATTTCCCATTAGTTGTGCTACTAACTTGGTTTGAATAATGAAGGATTTGTTTCATGTGGACAGAAATTAATCTATTGACCTCAAGGCAACACCTTTTCCCCAGGTTTTAGTCTCTTTCAAATCTCCGACATGCACAGAAATGTACAACGCTTGCATTGGTCCATTTGCAAGAATATTCTTAATTTTTTTGCTGTCACAGAAATGCACTAGTCTGTTCAGTCAGCTTATGAAGGCATATTTCTAGTGTGGGTATGTTGATCCCTGTAAAATTAATTTTCCACTATTACTCTGCATGTGTTCTGATGgcaagtatttatttatttatttatttatttgacctttttatttaactaggcaagtcagttaagaacaaattcttattttcaatgacggcctaggaacagtgggttaactgcctgttcaggggcagaacgacagatttgtaccttgtcagctcgggggtttgaacttgcaaccttccggttactaacgctctaaacactaggctaccctgaatcTTGATCGTCACTAAATTTCTCAAGACCGTCTCTTTGCCTGTATTAGTCTGTGTATAGGCTGTTCAGCACACAGACACTTGTCTTGAGCAGCCGTTACTGAAACTCCGAGGCCGACAGGGCACACAACATGGCCATTCATTCTCAGAATGCAGCCGTTAGGCCTCTTCCTGACACCTGTTCTTGTCACCGAGCTAATCTGGACAAGATGTCTGTCATAAACACGTAGGATGTGTGGGTTACTAACGGTACGAATGGGGAGGAGGTGATTTTGGGGATTCTTCAGGGctataccccccccacccctgGGAAGGATCTGGTTCTTCAACTTGGTCCCCGAGCATTTCATTTTATTCTGTAGGTAATTCTGAGACACTCCGTTTAGTGTAATGTTTTACATTTCATATGGTAGGTATTCATTTGTTGTCATCACCCATTTCGTGTAATATGTTACAAATTCGGAACATGTGAATTTTAAATTGTGAAACATGATGGGTTaggaattctagctaggtggctaaagtTAGATAGGCAAAGGGTTAAGATATTAGGAATTGGGTTATTTCTattaacattttatttcacctttatttagttatttatttagtttattttaatacaatagaaaagtctatatacagtgtgtgcaaatgagggaagattagggaggtaaggcaataaataggccgtagtgaagtaattacaatttagcaaataaacactgaagtgataaatgtgcagaagatgaatgtgcaagtagagatactggggtgcaaaggagcaaaaatataatataatatatcaataGAGTTAGCTAACATGTTAAGTAGTTAAAAAGTTGTTTGAGATTTGTACTCGCCACCTTTGGTTTGCTAGACGTTGGCGTTATACACCTaacccgaccaaccaccctactttcctGTTTGTCCTCTGTCTTTATGTAACCAAATGTATGATATTGGAGTGTCCAGGATTTACCTGTAACCAGTCTAGTCTGGGACCAGCCTGTGCTTTGTTTTCTATGTTATTGATAAGTTATTCGTTTATATTGTACTTGTTTTCACTAATCCTTGTATTACTAGTTATAGTTCTGTTTAGAGCCAAGATCTAGTAACCCATGTTTGATACTTCAGAGAAGGGTGATatgaattcaactgaaatgtaaaaaatagACATCAATCAACAGCAATAACCTGGGGTTTTAGAGCCCTTGAAGCATTATCAGAAGTTAATTGACGTGAACATCTGTTTCGACTCCCTCCCAGTCTCACCGTAAATTCCACGCGCCCCGCCATGGGCACATGGGCTTCCTGCCCTGCAAGCGCAGCAAGAAGCACCGGGGGAAGCCCCGCAGCTGGCCCCAGGACGACCCCAGCCAGCCCGTCCACCTCACCGCCTTCATGGGCTACAAGGCCGGCATGACCCACATCCTGCGTGAGGTGCACCGCACTGGCCTGAGTATGTACAGTCTGCCTTACAGCGTGGGATGATGTAAGATTTGGATAGAACAATGTATATGTGAACCAGGAGTAAGAGCCATGAGAGAATTagacctggtcccagatctgtttgtcctgTCTAGACAAGGATGTCTGAGAAGACGCTGTATGATATTTAAATTTCTGAATAATGGTGATGGAATCAAACCGCTGATGCCAGAGAGAGAACATGTGGCATTGACCATAGAGCCCAGCTCTGTTTTCAACCCTAGTCTTTCTCTCTTCTGCTCTGACATTGATATGACACTTTGTCGTTCCTCCTGTAGGCTACACACAGGCCATTTGTCTTTATCATTTTTGTGGCGACTGACACATATCTCCTCTCCCAACAGAGCAAGCCAAACGTGAGTCTGTGGAGGCGGTCACTATCATCGAGACTCCGCCTGTGATGgtggtgggggttgttgggtacATCGACACAGTCCGTGGCCTGAGGTCCTTCAAGACCATCTTCGCCGAGCACCTCAGTGATGAGTGCAAGCGCAGATTCTACAAAAGCTGGTGGGGCACATTGAAGTATAGACTGTGACTGACCTCTGTGCAGATGATGTTTGATGTTTTAATTTCTGAATAATAGTGTTGAAATCAAACCGCTGATGCCAGAGAAGGAGGGGGAAGTAACATATGATCAAGAGATTATTTTTCAATCTCTACCCTGTATGTAAACTCTTCCAGGTACAAGAGCAAGAAGAAGGCATTCACCAAGTATGCCAAGAAGTGGACAGACGAGAGTGGCAAGAAGCAGCTGGAGAAGGACTTTAATAACATGAAGAAATACTGCACATCCATCCGGGTCCTCATCCACACTCAGGTACATAGAACCCTCTTATCAATCATGTGATCCAACAGAAATCCTCCACTCCTATCCTCAGTGAGTTTCTATTGGCTTGTGGTAAGTGACAGCTGGTGGTATCCCTGGGGTTCTTCTGTCTCCACCCCAAGGACCTCCCTTCAGAACGGGCACGGCTGTCTGAGTTATAGCCTACCCAGCTCCTACCAGTCACATGGCAACTGAAAGGGGGGGAAAAAACCTTCCCTAATCTCAAGTCCCCCGTTGCAAAcaaatgtcttctctctctcgcacgcacacatgcagagGAGTACTAGAGTATGGAGTTTCAAATGACAGTTTAAAAATACTCCTGTGAGGAGCAGTACCTCGACTGCACTTGAGGAAAGTTTGTGTTGGCAACAAACATTACTCAATGTTACTGATAGAATTCAGGGTATTGTGTCTGTTTGTTGAAGCAGAGATATGATTACTGTAAGATGTGGGGATACAGCAATGTGAATCATGTCTCCAGTGAGAGTATTcccctggttccagatctgttctAGCGGTCTTGATAATTCTTATGGTCGGTGTCACATTTGGCAGATGTTTTTTCTCTTTCTGCAGATGATGTATAATGTTTTAATTTCTGAATAATAGTGAAGGAATCAAACCACTGATGCCAGAGAGAAAAACATGACCATATGAGTCAGGGCCGCACAAATAGACAAGGCTATCGGAGACCTGACTGATGACTCACAGGactgtagggtgaagttgcctctACACCAGAGGTGTCAAACATACAGCCCGCGGGTGTATAGAtagattaaaaaaataatgtataTATCATTTTAAATTTGTGTGTGTCGGAAAACAaactttaaaatgactaaaaccaaatctAAACTGTAGAAATAATAGACCTACATTCATAGTTTCTTGGAATTGAGTGAGCATTGGAGGGGGTGGATAGAGGATGCATTTTTGCAAATTGGTGGCAAGTAAATATTTGATAAAATTCAGTGCGGCCTTCCGGGTGTCGTTGTAGACCGACTGCGGCTCCCGgggcaaaatgagtttgacaaCCCTGCCCTAGGCGCTGATCTTGACATTTCCCCCAATAATGGGTAGGATTGGGGAAAGGGAGGCTAATCCTGGATCAGAGACTGAATCCTAAAATAAATCTTATTTAGTCAGTGTGGAAGTGAAGGCACTAAAGTTGTGTGAATCTTGCTGGCTTCTGTACATTTATAATTGTGTCTCTAGATTCGCCTGCTGCCCCTCAAAGCTAAGAAGGCCCATATCATGGAGGTGCAGCTGAACGGCGGCACCATCTCCGAGAAGGTGGACTGGGTCAAGGAGAAGCTGGAGCAGCCCATCCCTGTGTCGTCAGTCTTCTACCAGGACGAGATGATAGACGTCATCGGGGTCACCAAAGGTCATGGGATGAAAGGTAAGAGGTTTTGAGGTACTTGGTCGTCGAGGTAAAAGGGTCACCGTAGAAGATATTCCTAGGCACAGATCTCCCACTCATCCATTTGTTCTGTCTTGCTACCAAATGTGACAATGTCCTCTGTGCAGATGATGTATAATGTTTTAATTTCTGAATAATAGTGAAGGAATCAAACCACTGATGCCAGagagagatttttgttgttgagaaTGACCATATGAGTTGTCACTCAGCCTGGGGATGAGTGTGAGAAATCTATATGGACATTAATGACATGGCAGTACCATTGGTTATAATATCTCCAAAGTTGAGACATGTCTCTAGATATAACAGAATGGCTCAAAGACCCAGAGTTTTTCTACTTGCTCATATAATCTAATTAGTAAAAGATGCATGTCAATGTCTGCTGACTGACGGTATATTACTATTCAGCTATTATATTCTATTGGCTGGTCCTGTGGCGTAACCCATTTCCTACTGGTTTTCCTATTGGTTGTCAGGTGTGACCAGTCGTTGGGGAGTGAAGAAACTGCCCAGGAAGACTCACAAGGGCCTCCGTAAGGTGGCCTGTATCGGAGCCTGGCACCCTTCCCGTGTGGGCTACACCATCGCCCGTGCCGGCCAGAAGGGCTACCACCACCGCACAGAGCTCAACAAGAAGGTCCGCAGCACCAGGGCTCTAGATGAGATGGGCATGTGAAATTCATTAGTTGAGATGGGCATGTGAGATTCATTAGATGAGATGGGCATGTGAGATTCATTAGATGAGATGGGCATGTGAGATTCATTAGATGAGATGGGCATGTG
The nucleotide sequence above comes from Oncorhynchus kisutch isolate 150728-3 unplaced genomic scaffold, Okis_V2 scaffold868, whole genome shotgun sequence. Encoded proteins:
- the LOC116362685 gene encoding 60S ribosomal protein L3-like — protein: MSHRKFHAPRHGHMGFLPCKRSKKHRGKPRSWPQDDPSQPVHLTAFMGYKAGMTHILREVHRTGLKQAKRESVEAVTIIETPPVMVVGVVGYIDTVRGLRSFKTIFAEHLSDECKRRFYKSWYKSKKKAFTKYAKKWTDESGKKQLEKDFNNMKKYCTSIRVLIHTQIRLLPLKAKKAHIMEVQLNGGTISEKVDWVKEKLEQPIPVSSVFYQDEMIDVIGVTKGHGMKGVTSRWGVKKLPRKTHKGLRKVACIGAWHPSRVGYTIARAGQKGYHHRTELNKKIYRIGKGIHVQDGKVIKNNASTNYDTTQKTITPMGGFPHYGDVKNDFLMLKGCVIGCKKRVLTLRKSMLVHTSRKSKETIDLKFIDTTSKFGYGHFQTPQEKRAFMGPLKKDVLNKLPVEPLPEEA
- the LOC109878920 gene encoding NADH dehydrogenase [ubiquinone] 1 beta subcomplex subunit 10, which translates into the protein MPSDYDKDAYPEPPRQTPIVDKQTTLPNPALILTKLFYYSVDLPVTTFRELVEGIHSGNKYNYYHQKFRRVPELTECTEGDYTCYYEAEMQWRRDHKVDQEIVKVVQERLRACQQREGTSYHQNCSKELQQFADVAKAYQSRYGDLGAYASSRKCLMKQKDRMMAAEAKA